In Microbispora sp. ZYX-F-249, a single genomic region encodes these proteins:
- a CDS encoding helicase-related protein: protein MSFDKHYAFRQELVSRLEQDLIGPSGSLSETITDPPITKYAAGILFPQSQDVVADVNALDEEPENKHPGEAPDPAITMANIRYPSSMGMTFSVDLKAADRILVDVEAARYVPETTLEESRRRTGTLAEGSWRREPLSIAPQIIRVSAAFEDQIPLADHLELFVRVRPADSKMVAAVTLALVNKHRSAAKTADRDVMAFFQPRITVRGADGSAPFVERPSTGLATDADEELNSYRLLYQYAPTFATGHGCAVEWQPSEVAINDMNSVTSTGWIRTTFVPKHDLRLADSNPTIDVRRLGMHHLATSSDAEVVSALKALTAGYRQWIRLRAAQAEGIATESLRKTAREHLDRCNAACDRMERGIELLADTADPIPMEAFRLANQAMAMQRSRTEWLRSSARKSASPNDKEGVWRPFQIAFILLSLRGLAERESADRDIADVLWFPTGGGKTEAYLGLIAFSTFLRRLRDPKHGGGVTVLMRYTLRLLTVQQFERAALLMCCMERLRRDRTDRLGWSEISIGMWVGRGSTPNTLDEAGRSLRKLAKNEVVQEENPVQLRSCSWCGTALDHYNYKVSDDRLVIACGTSGCDFADGLPIHVVDEVIYAARPTLIIATADKFAGLPWKPEIGHLFNHFSAEPPPELIIQDELHLISGPLGTLAGLYETAIDVVGCRPKVVASTATIRRAVHQGRALFDRQVAQFPPPGLDARDSYFSVETAPSRKASRLYVGLMAPATSQASLMVRTYAALLHHAQAIEGDDAVRDAYWTLLGYFNSLRVLGGAKLQIQDDVNDRLDLLSVGLHQRRRDIGRDIELTSREPSSAIPGHLQDMATPLPDALGVILATNMISVGVDVDRLGLMVMMGQPQSTSEYIQATSRVGRKWPGLVVTLFNAARSRDRSHYENFTAYHSALYRQVEATSVTPFSARARDRGLHAVVVSLARLLIPMARPKEAAALIAEFEEDLRKHCDQILARVERTAGQTERDMTAKQIDEIIARWREAAEADPELKYGTYRQPGLLVDAGRWDESDDQLAYSFETLWSLRDVDVESTLYLNRGTR, encoded by the coding sequence GTGAGTTTCGACAAGCACTATGCGTTTCGGCAGGAACTGGTTTCCAGGCTGGAACAAGACCTGATCGGACCTAGCGGCTCCTTAAGCGAGACGATCACTGACCCGCCGATCACCAAGTACGCGGCCGGTATCCTCTTTCCTCAGTCCCAGGACGTGGTAGCCGACGTCAATGCCTTGGACGAGGAGCCAGAGAACAAGCACCCGGGCGAGGCGCCCGACCCGGCCATCACTATGGCCAACATCCGGTACCCCTCCTCGATGGGAATGACCTTCTCAGTTGATCTCAAGGCAGCGGACAGGATCCTCGTCGATGTGGAGGCCGCACGTTATGTGCCCGAGACGACTCTTGAAGAGAGTCGTAGGCGCACCGGTACTCTCGCAGAGGGTTCCTGGCGGCGTGAGCCCCTCTCGATCGCGCCTCAAATAATCAGGGTCTCGGCCGCGTTTGAGGACCAGATACCACTTGCGGACCATCTGGAACTGTTCGTTCGTGTGAGGCCTGCGGATTCCAAAATGGTTGCGGCCGTCACATTGGCGCTTGTGAACAAGCATCGATCGGCGGCGAAAACCGCTGACCGAGATGTTATGGCCTTCTTTCAACCTCGAATCACAGTCAGAGGGGCCGACGGTTCTGCTCCTTTCGTGGAACGCCCATCAACAGGATTGGCGACCGATGCGGACGAGGAACTCAACTCCTACCGACTTCTCTACCAGTATGCGCCGACGTTCGCTACAGGCCACGGATGCGCTGTGGAATGGCAACCTTCCGAAGTTGCAATCAATGATATGAATTCGGTTACTTCGACCGGCTGGATACGCACGACCTTCGTTCCGAAACACGATCTTCGGCTGGCTGACTCCAACCCAACCATCGACGTTCGCCGACTTGGAATGCATCATCTGGCAACGTCATCTGATGCCGAGGTTGTTTCCGCCTTGAAGGCGCTCACGGCCGGCTATCGGCAGTGGATCAGGTTAAGGGCCGCTCAGGCTGAAGGCATCGCCACCGAGAGCCTCCGTAAGACCGCTAGGGAGCACTTGGACAGGTGCAACGCAGCTTGCGATCGCATGGAGAGGGGGATCGAACTTCTCGCAGACACTGCAGACCCGATCCCTATGGAGGCATTTCGTCTCGCCAATCAAGCGATGGCCATGCAGCGATCTCGGACGGAGTGGCTGAGGTCATCTGCACGGAAGAGTGCGTCTCCTAACGATAAAGAAGGCGTATGGCGGCCTTTTCAGATAGCCTTCATTCTCCTGTCGCTGCGTGGTCTGGCTGAGCGGGAGTCCGCCGATCGTGACATCGCCGACGTGCTGTGGTTTCCCACGGGTGGTGGCAAGACGGAGGCTTACCTGGGCCTGATCGCTTTCTCGACGTTCCTGAGGCGACTGCGTGATCCGAAACACGGTGGTGGCGTTACTGTTCTCATGCGCTATACGCTCCGCCTGCTCACGGTTCAGCAGTTCGAACGTGCGGCTCTCCTCATGTGTTGTATGGAGCGGCTCCGTCGGGATCGAACTGACCGCCTGGGGTGGAGTGAGATTTCCATCGGTATGTGGGTGGGTCGCGGTTCCACTCCAAATACTCTGGACGAAGCGGGACGGTCGCTTCGAAAGCTGGCGAAGAATGAAGTGGTGCAGGAAGAGAACCCTGTCCAGCTTCGATCCTGCAGCTGGTGTGGGACTGCCCTCGATCACTACAACTACAAGGTTTCGGACGACCGTCTGGTCATTGCCTGTGGTACGTCGGGTTGTGACTTTGCTGACGGCCTTCCGATCCATGTGGTAGACGAGGTCATCTACGCTGCCCGGCCCACACTGATCATCGCGACGGCGGACAAGTTTGCCGGGCTGCCTTGGAAACCGGAGATTGGGCACCTCTTCAATCACTTCAGTGCCGAGCCTCCTCCTGAATTGATCATCCAAGACGAGCTGCACCTCATTTCCGGTCCTTTGGGCACTCTGGCCGGCCTCTACGAGACGGCAATCGACGTCGTCGGCTGTCGCCCGAAGGTGGTAGCGTCGACGGCCACCATCCGCCGTGCGGTGCACCAGGGACGTGCGCTGTTCGATCGCCAGGTTGCGCAGTTTCCACCGCCTGGACTCGACGCTCGTGACTCCTATTTCTCGGTCGAGACGGCGCCGTCCCGGAAGGCGAGCAGGCTGTATGTGGGCCTCATGGCGCCGGCGACCAGCCAAGCCAGTTTGATGGTACGGACCTACGCCGCGCTTCTTCACCATGCCCAGGCGATAGAAGGGGACGACGCAGTTCGAGATGCGTATTGGACGCTCCTCGGATACTTCAACAGTCTGCGGGTCCTCGGTGGCGCCAAGCTTCAGATTCAGGACGACGTCAATGACCGCCTCGATCTGTTGAGTGTGGGGTTACATCAGAGGCGACGTGACATCGGCCGTGATATCGAGCTGACCAGTCGGGAGCCGTCAAGTGCTATACCGGGCCACCTCCAGGACATGGCCACCCCCCTACCTGACGCTCTCGGTGTGATCCTCGCCACGAATATGATCTCCGTGGGGGTCGACGTCGATCGGCTGGGCTTGATGGTCATGATGGGCCAGCCTCAGTCCACCTCGGAATACATCCAGGCCACCAGCCGTGTCGGACGAAAGTGGCCAGGCCTGGTGGTTACTCTGTTCAACGCAGCCAGATCTAGGGACCGCTCGCACTACGAGAACTTCACCGCCTACCACTCAGCCCTGTATCGCCAGGTTGAAGCGACAAGCGTGACGCCGTTCTCCGCCCGCGCCCGTGACCGTGGCCTGCACGCGGTCGTCGTCAGCTTGGCGCGCCTACTGATTCCCATGGCGCGTCCCAAAGAGGCGGCCGCGCTTATTGCCGAGTTTGAGGAAGACCTGCGGAAGCACTGCGATCAGATTCTGGCTCGCGTGGAGAGGACTGCCGGGCAAACCGAGCGCGACATGACGGCCAAACAGATCGACGAGATCATTGCACGGTGGCGAGAGGCGGCGGAGGCGGACCCGGAACTGAAGTACGGCACCTACCGGCAGCCCGGGCTCCTCGTGGATGCCGGCCGGTGGGACGAGTCAGACGATCAGCTGGCTTATTCCTTCGAGACCCTCTGGAGTCTGCGGGATGTGGACGTTGAGTCCACCCTCTACCTGAACAGGGGAACACGGTGA
- a CDS encoding UvrD-helicase domain-containing protein has translation MIDSAHWTEAQQRLIEEPAYARLLVTAPAGSGKTFSLIHRLAYLIDEEGLEPSELLVLSFSRAAVREIRKRLVALDSAAAQVEVRTFDSYATWLLSELKPDGPWQRLSFDQRIREATRLIKENPEGAEQIGEVRHLVVDEVQDLVGVRAQLVQALLETDLDGFTLLGDPAQGIYGFQLDDPQERLTGAARLYQYVRSSFGTELEEISLRGNFRAREPEAEVALSFGDALGAVDAPFATIQRGLRTALLEGDSLGTLDQAAQVLSRVVVPTAVLCRSNDQVLLVSRRLHALGVAHRLQRSAQEQAIPSWVAAIFRELDSKQPTKDDVLAVISKAGMEAEEGWQILRRMDPNRRGEKLDLTTVRKWLLGGEFPQQPPERLVVSTIHRVKGLEFDQVVLVDPGDAPDDDPVEQAERARLMYVAMTRPRDLLMYVKPVGKLSAGYLKRQNDGRWAELGFKPGRYLGMEIRPEDVNAEEPAGTVGYVQDPREIQNYLATRVRSGDLVRFVAAPERASEEAPQYIVEHEGQRIGVTTASFARALWTLVPGQGRRLPPSIEDLRVDDVETVIGREAAALNAGLGWSGVWLWPRIGGLGRFDWTGGQA, from the coding sequence ATGATCGATTCTGCGCACTGGACGGAGGCGCAGCAGCGGCTGATCGAGGAGCCGGCTTATGCTCGTCTCCTGGTGACGGCTCCTGCAGGTAGCGGCAAGACCTTTTCGCTCATTCACCGTCTTGCGTACCTCATCGACGAGGAAGGGCTGGAACCATCAGAACTTCTGGTCCTGAGCTTCTCCCGGGCAGCGGTCCGCGAGATAAGGAAGAGGCTCGTTGCGCTCGACAGTGCTGCCGCCCAGGTCGAAGTTCGAACATTTGACTCCTATGCGACCTGGCTCTTATCAGAGCTCAAACCGGATGGCCCTTGGCAACGCCTGAGCTTCGATCAACGCATCCGCGAGGCGACTCGGCTGATCAAGGAGAATCCGGAGGGAGCAGAGCAGATAGGTGAAGTTAGGCACCTGGTAGTGGACGAAGTCCAGGATCTGGTTGGCGTTCGAGCACAGCTCGTGCAGGCGCTTCTCGAGACCGATCTTGACGGCTTCACCCTGTTGGGTGATCCAGCCCAAGGCATATACGGCTTCCAACTCGACGATCCACAGGAGCGCTTGACCGGGGCGGCTCGGCTGTATCAGTACGTGCGCAGTAGCTTTGGAACCGAGCTTGAGGAGATTTCTCTCCGCGGCAACTTCCGTGCCCGCGAGCCAGAGGCCGAGGTAGCGCTCTCGTTCGGCGACGCGCTGGGTGCGGTCGACGCCCCCTTCGCCACCATCCAACGAGGGCTGCGGACCGCGCTTCTGGAAGGCGATTCCCTCGGTACGCTGGACCAGGCCGCACAGGTGCTGTCGCGAGTGGTGGTGCCGACCGCGGTGCTTTGCCGGTCAAACGATCAGGTTCTCCTGGTCTCACGGCGGCTTCACGCGCTTGGCGTGGCCCATCGGCTTCAACGCTCCGCTCAGGAGCAGGCAATTCCGTCGTGGGTTGCTGCGATCTTCCGCGAACTCGACTCCAAGCAGCCGACCAAGGACGATGTTCTGGCGGTGATCAGCAAGGCTGGCATGGAAGCGGAAGAAGGCTGGCAGATCCTACGCCGTATGGATCCGAATCGCCGTGGGGAGAAGCTCGACCTCACGACAGTCCGTAAGTGGTTGCTTGGCGGGGAGTTTCCTCAGCAGCCTCCAGAACGACTCGTGGTCTCGACCATCCATCGGGTTAAAGGCCTTGAGTTCGATCAGGTCGTTCTCGTTGATCCAGGTGACGCACCAGACGACGACCCTGTAGAGCAGGCCGAGCGTGCACGCCTGATGTATGTGGCGATGACTCGCCCCAGGGACCTGCTGATGTATGTGAAACCGGTCGGCAAACTATCCGCTGGTTATCTCAAACGGCAAAATGACGGCCGGTGGGCGGAACTGGGTTTCAAACCTGGGCGATATCTGGGCATGGAAATCCGTCCAGAGGACGTGAATGCGGAGGAACCTGCAGGTACGGTCGGCTATGTACAGGATCCCCGAGAGATCCAGAACTATCTGGCCACCAGGGTGCGGAGCGGTGATCTGGTCAGGTTCGTTGCGGCGCCTGAACGCGCCTCTGAAGAGGCTCCCCAATACATCGTGGAGCATGAGGGCCAACGAATCGGTGTGACCACCGCTTCTTTCGCCAGAGCGCTCTGGACGCTTGTTCCCGGCCAGGGCCGCCGGCTGCCTCCATCCATCGAGGACCTTCGGGTGGACGATGTGGAGACTGTTATCGGGCGGGAAGCGGCTGCCCTCAACGCGGGCCTTGGTTGGTCGGGTGTATGGCTTTGGCCACGAATCGGGGGATTGGGGCGTTTTGACTGGACTGGTGGGCAAGCGTGA